Within the Streptomyces sp. NBC_00554 genome, the region CGCCAACACACACGCAACAACCAACCCCACCGGGCCTCCACCAACCACCACCACCTGCGCCTGTATGCCACGCACCACCGAAAACCTCCCCCAGACACGGACGCGGACCAGCACACCAGCAAAACCACAAGCAACCCGGAAGAACCCGCAAGGGACCCGGCACACACCGGCCACCTATACCGAACAACTCCCCATCCCCACATAGGAGTTGAACCACCCCACCCACCCAGCCGTACGAACAACGCAAAAATATACCGGATGGACGGTTCACAGCAACGGCGCCGACAGACCCCGAACCCAACAGGCCACACACCCCCTTACCGCGGTTTTGGGATCCCTGGTGCCGGCGCTGGCGGTGACGGCGGCCGTGCCGCAGACCGCCGACAGTGCTGCCCTCACTTGGAAGACGCCTTGCTGACACGCCGGTTGGAGACCGGCCGGTGCTGATCGAGCTGCCGGTGCGGAGGCTGTACTGCGAGAACATTCGTTGTTCGCGGCGTACATTCGCCGAGCAGGTGGACGGGTTGACCGTTCGCTACGGCCGTCGCACGCCTGCCGCCCAGAGAGTTCTCGAGGATGTCGCCGTCGCGCTGGCTGGCCGGCCCGGAAGCCGACTCGCGACTGTCCTGCACGCACCGGTGAGTCGGACGACGCTGCTTCGGGCGGTCATGCCCTTGGCCGATCCGGCCTGGACCGCTCCGAGGGTGCTGGGCGTCGATGGCTTCGCCGCCCGCCGCGGACATCAAAATGATCAAGCGTCAGATGTTCGGACGCGCCAAACGCCCCCTCCTCCGGAAGCGCGTCCTGCTCACTGCAGTTCAGGGCCGCCCCCGCCATCCGGCACGACTCAGCATTGATGAGAACGGCCTCATGAGCTCAACCAACGATGAGATCACGCAGGCCGAGCGTCACTTCGGAGTCCGTCTTCCGCAGGACTACCGGCATTTCCTGGCCACGCAGCGGAGCATGAGCCGGTTCGTTCCCCCAGTAGACGACTACCTGATGATCAATGACGTTGCTGAGCTCGTCGATGTGAACGAGGCCGGAGAATTCCAACAACGCTTCCCCGGGAGCCTCGTCATCGGCGGGGACGGAAGCCGCGAAATGCTCACCTACGACTTCCGACAGGACCCTCCGCCTCTGGTCCTGATCGACGTATCCGCGCAGGACTGGTCGTCCGCCATCCACCAGGCGGCTTCGCTGTCTGCCCTGCTTGAGCAGTTCCCCGAAAGCGGATGGAAGTGGAACGCCTGCACGGTGTTGGTCCGCTGCTCAGGAGAGGATTTTTGATGACCGTCTATCGCGAGGAACCTGCTGCCATCGGCAAGTTCTTCGGATGCCTTGTCGGCCGGGCGTCGTCAGCGGCGTCCGGAGGTATCTTGAGCTGCCGTCGGAACGGGCGAACGCCTGGTCTCAGGGCGATGATCCAGTACGGTCCGGGACTGATCGACGGCTGCCTGGTCGGCACAGGCTTGATCAGGAGCGGCAGATCAGCATGAGCAAGGTTGCGGTTCGAGCTACTGCCACACCAGTCCGGCGACCCGGCGGAAGTTGCCGCCCAGGATCGCGGTCACGGCGTCGTTGGGGTATCCCCGCGCCAGAAGCGCGTCTTCGACGCTCAGCAGGCCTTCCGGGGGCATGAAGTTGATCGGCCCCCAGCGGGTGTAGCAGTCGGGGAACAGCTCCGGGCTCTGTTCGAGCATCGCGTTGAAGTCCTCGTGGTCGAACGGGTAGTCGGTCGACACTCCGACGTGTTCCGGGCCGACGAGCTCGACGGCATAGTCGATGTGCCGTACCAGCGCGTCGACGGTGGCATCGTTGGGGCCGAGGAAGATCCCGACACCGGTGATGCCGATGACCCCACCCGTGGCGGCACACTCCTTGGCCTGCTCGTCGGTGACGTTGCGGGGGTGGTCCCACACCGAACGCATACAGGAGTGGCTGTAGATCACCGGCTGCTCGGAAACCTCGCACATGTCCAGCCCGGTACGGGCCCCGCAGTGAGAGCCGTCCGCCACCATGCCGACGGCGTTCATCTCCCGTATCAGCGCCCGCCCGTAGGCGGTGAGCCCCTCGTCGACCTCGTCCAGGCAGCCTCCGCCGGCCGCGTTGCGGTTGTTGTAGCTCGGCAGCATCGTGCGGACACCGAGATCGTAGAAGTGGCGCACTCGGTCCAACTGCCCATCGAGCGGACCGGAATCCTCCAGGTCGAAGGCGACCGCCACGTCACCCGCTGCCCCGGCGGCTTCGACGTCGTCGACGCTCGCAGCCAGCCGCAAACGCTCATCCGCGGCGATCCGTTCCCGCCAACTCGCGATCAGACCGGTGACGTCATCAGTGCTGTGGGGGGCATAGCCCACGTTCACCGAAACGAAGCTGCCCCCCGGCCTGCGGTAGCGGGCCAGTTCACCGACATCCGCACGCCTCTCCAACGGCAGGCAGCAGTGCTGCTCCCACAGCAGGGGCGGGCGACGCGGTCCTGAAGATTCATTCGACACGATACGAATCATGCCGTGCCCCGACGGCTCCAGACTCGGCAACGGGGACCGGGACAATTCCTGCCGTGACCTCCAGCGCAACGGTCGACATCACGCATTCAACGTGAGCAGCGGTCTCACCGGTGGGCAGGTCTGTGGTGTCTCAAGACGTTGGTTCCACGAAGTTCTCGAACGGCTTCCGATGCAGGTGGTCGGACAGCGCTTAGGCGGAGGCGGAGGCCACGAAGAACGGAATGGCGACGAGGAAGCGGCCTGCCTCGGCGCGTCGGCGCTGTTCGGCGAGCCACTCGTCAGCCTGGTCACGGCCGACGGCGCCGCTGGCGCAGACCGGCTCGGCGAGCCTCGCGAGCAGCGACAGCATTGAGGGGTCGGTGAACACGCTGGTGTGCACCTCGACGGTGACATCGTCGAAGCCGCCGGCCAGGAGCAGGCTGCGGTACTGGCGGCCGGCGCGGGGCGTGCCCAGTAGGTCGCCGCGGGCGTGCACGATCGTGCGGGTGAGCGCCGCGTCATCCGAGTCAATCATGATGGCGTCCCAGTCCTGACCGACCAGGACAATCCTGCCGCCCGGGTAGAGGACCCGTCGGGCCTCCGCCACCGCGCGCCCTGGCTCCTGAAGTACGTGGAAGACCTTGTCGGCACGGTAGCCGCGCACGCTTTTGTCGGAGAACGGCAGATCCTCCGCCCTCGCCTCCCGGAACTCGGCCTCCGACCACCGCTCCCGGGCCGCGGCCAGCATCCATGGGCTGGGATCCACGCCCACCGCGTGGACGCCGCGTTCGGCCAGTTCGGCGACGGCTCGTCCGGCGCCGCAGCCGACGTCCACGACGGTCGAGCCCGGGACGAGGGACAGCAGTTCGTACGAGCGGGCCCGCAGCCGAGTGGCATTCGGCATCTGGTCCGCAGCGTCGAGGACGGCCAGCAGGGCTTCGGTGTCGCGGTGCTCTTCCACCGCTTCCTGATTCTTGGACATGGACGTCATGCTGCGACTTAATGTCGGCATGAAGTCAAGCGAAGACGGCGCCCTTGGCACGTTGAGCATCGGCGCCCTCGCGGCACGGTTCGGCCTGGCCACGCACGTGCTGCGGCATTGGGAGGCGATGGGCCTGCTCCACCCCGGGCGGGACGCTGGAGGGCGCCGCCGCTACGGTGCGGACGACCTCACCCGCGTGGCGACGATCCTCATCCTGAAGGAGGCCGGCCTTGGCCTGAACACCATCAGGAGCCTGTCCGCAACCGTCGACCGCGCCTCCCGGCACGAGATCCTGCATCCCGCGGCCGAGGAACTCCGGTCGAGAATCGCAGCGGCCCAGGCCTCGTTGGAGCTCATCGAGGGAGGCCTGAGCTGCGAGTACGAGGACGTCACCCAGTGCCCGAACTACCGGCGGCTCGTCGCTGAGCGGACCGATCCCCGAAGTCCGGCC harbors:
- a CDS encoding SMI1/KNR4 family protein, which produces MASPPAADIKMIKRQMFGRAKRPLLRKRVLLTAVQGRPRHPARLSIDENGLMSSTNDEITQAERHFGVRLPQDYRHFLATQRSMSRFVPPVDDYLMINDVAELVDVNEAGEFQQRFPGSLVIGGDGSREMLTYDFRQDPPPLVLIDVSAQDWSSAIHQAASLSALLEQFPESGWKWNACTVLVRCSGEDF
- a CDS encoding dipeptidase encodes the protein MSNESSGPRRPPLLWEQHCCLPLERRADVGELARYRRPGGSFVSVNVGYAPHSTDDVTGLIASWRERIAADERLRLAASVDDVEAAGAAGDVAVAFDLEDSGPLDGQLDRVRHFYDLGVRTMLPSYNNRNAAGGGCLDEVDEGLTAYGRALIREMNAVGMVADGSHCGARTGLDMCEVSEQPVIYSHSCMRSVWDHPRNVTDEQAKECAATGGVIGITGVGIFLGPNDATVDALVRHIDYAVELVGPEHVGVSTDYPFDHEDFNAMLEQSPELFPDCYTRWGPINFMPPEGLLSVEDALLARGYPNDAVTAILGGNFRRVAGLVWQ
- a CDS encoding methyltransferase domain-containing protein is translated as MSKNQEAVEEHRDTEALLAVLDAADQMPNATRLRARSYELLSLVPGSTVVDVGCGAGRAVAELAERGVHAVGVDPSPWMLAAARERWSEAEFREARAEDLPFSDKSVRGYRADKVFHVLQEPGRAVAEARRVLYPGGRIVLVGQDWDAIMIDSDDAALTRTIVHARGDLLGTPRAGRQYRSLLLAGGFDDVTVEVHTSVFTDPSMLSLLARLAEPVCASGAVGRDQADEWLAEQRRRAEAGRFLVAIPFFVASASA
- a CDS encoding MerR family transcriptional regulator; this encodes MKSSEDGALGTLSIGALAARFGLATHVLRHWEAMGLLHPGRDAGGRRRYGADDLTRVATILILKEAGLGLNTIRSLSATVDRASRHEILHPAAEELRSRIAAAQASLELIEGGLSCEYEDVTQCPNYRRLVAERTDPRSPAGEPVIEAVAPTS